A stretch of the uncultured Trichococcus sp. genome encodes the following:
- the recQ gene encoding DNA helicase RecQ: MVDKEVLYGTLKKYFGYDSFREGQEELITNTLQGKDVLGIMPTSGGKSLCYQLPALLLDGMTIVVSPLVSLMKDQVDSLREMGIAAAYLNSTLSREEFLQLMDDMRSGQLKLLYIAPERIDNESFMNALRFVKVPLLVVDEAHCISQWGSDFRPSYQGVARLYDVFDRRPRVAAFTATATEPVQDDILIQLRLQQPFRLVTGFDRSNLAFSVEKPADKFKFLVKDLNPKEASIIYCSTRKNVESVQKKLEQKGFAVTLYHAGLPEHERQRNQDDFLFDRKPIMVATNAFGMGIDKSNVRTVYHYNMPKNLESYYQEAGRAGRDGEEARVILLFSTQDIIINQLLNSKTNDSEATNKLNKMINYCYTNQCLRRYILEYFGETTAELDCQHCSNCLRRTEQIDITEEAQKILSCVVRVRGRYGVQKIIGILTGSKQKGITDFGLDKLKTYGLMSTYNDGEIREMIGVLIADEYLQVTGDQYPLIQVTPKALEILKEGKKVGMSYAIETGKGTAKQSGGGLYDTELFDRLRSVRTEMANEHGIPSYIVFSDSTLHEMARNFPTTDDAFLHLSGVGETKLERYGKVFMGVISDYLKEFPDAEAVLHQKQLEQKELAGNPEPTEKRPKPAQKNYAGTTFEETYRLYQEGKTVEEIIAIRGLARMTIENHFRHLAEQSAYEMHLTDFVTDEQAEVITSAIDEAEDQHLKPLKEKLGDDYSYFQIGMVLAFRKREQ; encoded by the coding sequence GTGGTTGATAAAGAAGTACTGTATGGAACACTGAAAAAATATTTCGGCTATGACAGCTTCCGGGAGGGTCAAGAGGAACTGATCACGAACACTCTGCAAGGGAAAGACGTACTCGGGATCATGCCGACAAGCGGAGGGAAATCGCTCTGCTACCAGCTGCCGGCGTTGCTGCTGGACGGCATGACGATCGTCGTATCCCCGTTGGTTTCATTGATGAAGGATCAGGTCGACAGCCTGAGGGAAATGGGGATTGCCGCGGCATACCTCAACAGCACACTCTCCCGGGAAGAGTTCCTGCAATTGATGGACGACATGCGCTCCGGGCAGCTCAAGCTGCTCTACATCGCGCCGGAACGGATCGACAACGAATCGTTCATGAATGCCCTTCGCTTTGTGAAGGTTCCTTTGCTGGTGGTCGATGAGGCCCACTGCATCTCGCAATGGGGCAGCGATTTCCGGCCTTCCTACCAAGGTGTGGCCCGTCTCTACGATGTGTTCGACAGACGTCCGAGGGTTGCCGCCTTCACCGCCACAGCAACCGAACCGGTCCAGGACGATATCCTGATCCAGTTGCGCCTGCAACAGCCGTTCCGCTTGGTGACGGGATTTGACCGCAGCAATTTGGCCTTCAGCGTGGAAAAGCCCGCTGATAAGTTCAAGTTCCTCGTGAAGGACCTCAACCCGAAGGAAGCGAGCATCATCTATTGCTCGACCAGAAAAAATGTGGAATCGGTCCAGAAAAAATTGGAACAAAAAGGCTTTGCTGTGACGCTTTACCATGCCGGGCTGCCTGAACATGAGCGCCAAAGGAACCAGGATGATTTCCTGTTCGACCGCAAACCGATCATGGTTGCAACGAATGCTTTCGGGATGGGGATCGACAAAAGCAATGTGCGGACCGTTTATCACTACAACATGCCCAAAAACCTCGAAAGCTATTACCAAGAAGCCGGAAGGGCGGGCCGTGACGGAGAGGAAGCGCGTGTCATCCTGCTGTTTTCGACGCAGGACATCATCATCAACCAGTTGCTGAACAGCAAGACGAACGACAGCGAAGCGACCAACAAATTGAACAAGATGATCAATTATTGTTATACGAACCAATGCCTGCGCCGCTACATCCTGGAATATTTTGGCGAAACGACGGCTGAACTTGACTGCCAGCACTGCTCCAACTGCCTGCGCCGCACGGAGCAGATAGATATCACCGAAGAAGCCCAAAAAATTCTGTCCTGCGTCGTGCGGGTGCGCGGACGTTACGGCGTCCAGAAAATCATCGGCATACTGACAGGGAGCAAACAGAAGGGCATCACCGATTTCGGGCTGGATAAGCTCAAGACATATGGACTGATGAGCACCTATAATGATGGGGAAATCCGCGAAATGATCGGGGTATTGATTGCGGATGAATACCTGCAGGTGACAGGCGATCAGTATCCGTTGATCCAAGTCACTCCGAAAGCGCTGGAAATCCTCAAGGAAGGGAAAAAAGTCGGGATGTCGTATGCAATCGAGACCGGCAAGGGCACCGCCAAACAGAGCGGAGGCGGCTTGTACGATACCGAACTGTTCGACCGGCTGCGCAGTGTGCGCACGGAAATGGCGAATGAGCACGGGATCCCTTCCTACATCGTCTTTTCGGACAGCACGCTGCATGAGATGGCACGCAATTTTCCGACAACTGATGACGCCTTCCTTCACCTGTCCGGGGTTGGCGAAACGAAGCTCGAGCGCTACGGCAAAGTGTTCATGGGTGTCATTTCCGATTACCTGAAGGAATTCCCTGATGCCGAAGCGGTTCTGCATCAAAAACAATTGGAGCAGAAAGAACTGGCAGGCAATCCGGAACCTACGGAAAAACGACCGAAACCGGCTCAAAAAAATTACGCCGGCACCACCTTTGAGGAAACCTACCGCCTGTACCAAGAAGGCAAGACAGTCGAAGAGATCATCGCCATCCGAGGCTTGGCGCGGATGACGATCGAAAACCATTTCCGCCATTTGGCCGAACAGTCGGCCTATGAAATGCATTTGACGGATTTCGTCACGGACGAACAGGCGGAGGTCATCACCAGCGCAATCGATGAAGCCGAGGATCAGCATCTGAAACCCCTTAAGGAAAAGCTGGGGGACGACTACAGCTATTTCCAGATCGGGATGGTGCTGGCTTTCCGGAAAAGAGAACAGTAG
- a CDS encoding L,D-transpeptidase family protein, translated as MRRNSLFILLGLFIIAGLAPARIAAPAYSLENGAVIEKSLLDLYHPAYINLGDTLAENGKHHITQQTRSVAALSGAQKIPLSPATASNAELVYTTYLQDSGWQPEVQEGAISGGAALPLEAVRVRLTHWAEAGSVSYRTYRQDSGWSGYAKNGEAAGVTGAGEAIEAVQFKLTGALAAQYDLYYRVQTGRFGWLDWAGNGETAGTEGFRYPIEGVEIVLLNKEQAFPGKREQSFIKRTEPVLSYSSYLTDSGWQDPVLNPGQSGSPDSSQSLEGLQAKLDSQPYPGSVSYRAATSENGWFEWTQDGLEAGLPGTGQRIERIEMQLTDELAAYYDIYYQVHVPGVGWLDWAKNGETAGTQGYDYDVSAVQMQVVQKDAAAPGKTAVAFMKYVPKPPPVPVAPPVPTDPTGPDWTVQDGIFRTNAGTNYYVGSSYIIISIAYQRVWAYIGSQRIVDAPVITGRPSMPTPRGLFAIQPYKESPSVLIGEDYESPVQYWIPFLGNAYGLHDASWQTQGFGGDLYLYLGSHGCVNTPYYAVQTLYNTYSIGTPVVVY; from the coding sequence ATGAGAAGGAACAGTTTGTTTATTCTGTTGGGGTTGTTCATTATTGCCGGATTAGCCCCTGCCCGTATCGCGGCTCCAGCATATTCTTTGGAGAACGGTGCAGTTATCGAAAAAAGTTTGCTGGATCTTTACCATCCGGCGTACATAAATCTGGGTGACACGCTTGCCGAAAACGGCAAGCATCATATCACACAACAAACAAGAAGTGTGGCTGCCCTTTCGGGGGCGCAGAAAATCCCGCTATCCCCGGCAACAGCCAGCAACGCTGAATTAGTTTATACGACTTACTTACAGGACAGCGGTTGGCAGCCCGAAGTGCAGGAAGGCGCAATCAGCGGTGGGGCGGCTTTGCCGCTCGAAGCTGTCCGGGTGCGCTTGACCCATTGGGCTGAAGCAGGCAGCGTTTCATATCGGACTTATCGTCAGGACAGCGGTTGGTCGGGCTATGCCAAAAATGGCGAGGCAGCCGGAGTGACTGGTGCAGGTGAAGCGATCGAAGCCGTTCAATTCAAGCTCACGGGTGCTTTGGCGGCTCAATACGATCTTTATTACCGGGTGCAAACGGGCCGTTTCGGGTGGCTCGACTGGGCCGGAAACGGTGAAACAGCCGGAACGGAGGGTTTCCGCTATCCGATCGAAGGGGTTGAAATCGTTCTGTTGAACAAGGAACAGGCTTTTCCAGGCAAACGTGAGCAGAGCTTCATCAAACGCACCGAACCGGTCTTGTCCTACAGCAGCTATCTGACGGATTCGGGCTGGCAGGATCCAGTCCTCAATCCGGGGCAAAGCGGATCTCCGGATTCCTCGCAATCTCTCGAAGGCCTGCAAGCAAAATTGGACTCCCAGCCCTATCCAGGATCGGTTTCCTACCGCGCTGCCACAAGTGAAAACGGCTGGTTTGAATGGACGCAGGATGGTTTGGAAGCCGGACTGCCCGGAACAGGCCAACGTATCGAGCGGATCGAAATGCAGCTGACGGATGAACTGGCTGCGTATTATGATATCTATTACCAAGTCCATGTACCGGGAGTGGGGTGGCTGGATTGGGCCAAGAACGGGGAGACGGCAGGAACACAGGGCTACGACTATGACGTCAGCGCCGTCCAGATGCAAGTGGTCCAAAAAGACGCTGCAGCACCAGGGAAGACGGCAGTAGCTTTCATGAAATATGTACCGAAACCACCGCCTGTTCCGGTTGCACCACCTGTCCCGACCGATCCGACGGGACCCGATTGGACTGTCCAGGATGGGATCTTCCGGACGAACGCCGGCACTAACTATTATGTCGGTTCCAGCTACATCATCATCAGCATCGCCTACCAGCGCGTCTGGGCCTACATCGGCAGCCAACGGATCGTCGATGCTCCGGTCATCACCGGCCGACCTTCGATGCCGACGCCAAGAGGGCTGTTCGCGATCCAACCGTATAAGGAATCGCCGAGCGTCCTGATCGGTGAAGATTATGAGTCGCCGGTCCAATATTGGATCCCGTTTTTGGGGAATGCTTACGGCTTGCATGACGCCTCTTGGCAAACCCAAGGCTTCGGCGGCGACCTCTATCTTTATTTAGGATCGCACGGTTGCGTCAATACCCCGTACTATGCGGTCCAAACGCTCTACAATACCTATTCCATCGGTACACCTGTCGTAGTATATTGA
- the atpD gene encoding F0F1 ATP synthase subunit beta has product MDGINLGYVKAIRGSVIEAVFKQKLPAINNMLIAGDRGEMIFEVSSYIDQQTVRAVALTFTAGIARKAVITDTGLPIQVPVGKETLGKMFDVFGNQLDESTPLKNITRRSIHQRPLPFSRRSSSDELFLTGIKAIDVMIPLGKGEKAGLFGGAGVGKSVLITELINNTASNAGGYSIFCGIGERSREAEELYREIKDAGVLEKTVLIFAQMNEPPGARFRVGHAALTMAEYLRDTEKTDILLLIDNIFRFIQAGSEVSGLIGKMPSRVGYQPTLASELSELEERISNTSAGSITSVQAVYVPADDFTDPSATHTFSHLSASVVLSRKKASEGFFPAIDPLNSSSKLLNKSIVGERHYRIAKEIRRNLSIYEELKDIIAMLGIEELSKNDRETVYRARRLERYLTQPFFTTEHFTGIEGKFVALEDALDGFERILNDEYTSHKEGHLYMIGDISEADERKREEEK; this is encoded by the coding sequence ATGGATGGAATCAATTTGGGCTATGTAAAAGCCATCCGCGGCAGTGTTATTGAAGCGGTATTCAAACAGAAGTTGCCGGCCATAAATAATATGCTGATCGCCGGGGACAGAGGGGAAATGATCTTCGAGGTAAGTTCCTACATCGATCAGCAGACTGTCAGAGCCGTTGCCCTTACGTTCACCGCCGGAATAGCCAGAAAGGCTGTCATAACGGATACCGGGTTGCCGATCCAAGTTCCTGTGGGAAAAGAGACACTGGGAAAGATGTTTGATGTGTTCGGTAATCAGTTGGATGAAAGTACACCCTTAAAAAACATCACCCGGAGATCGATACATCAAAGACCGCTTCCCTTTTCCCGGAGAAGCTCCAGCGATGAGCTCTTCTTGACGGGCATCAAAGCGATAGATGTGATGATTCCGCTTGGCAAGGGAGAAAAAGCCGGACTGTTCGGTGGTGCGGGAGTAGGGAAGTCAGTGCTCATAACGGAGCTCATCAACAATACGGCAAGCAATGCCGGGGGATACAGCATCTTCTGCGGTATCGGGGAACGTTCCAGGGAAGCAGAAGAGCTATACCGGGAAATTAAGGATGCAGGCGTATTGGAAAAAACCGTGTTGATCTTCGCACAGATGAACGAACCTCCGGGGGCGCGGTTCCGAGTCGGGCATGCGGCGCTCACGATGGCTGAATATTTAAGGGACACCGAGAAGACGGATATTCTGTTGTTGATCGATAATATTTTCCGGTTCATACAGGCAGGTTCCGAAGTTTCTGGATTAATCGGTAAGATGCCTTCACGGGTAGGCTATCAACCTACTTTGGCAAGTGAACTCTCGGAACTTGAGGAGCGGATATCGAATACGAGCGCAGGGTCCATCACTTCGGTCCAGGCGGTGTATGTTCCCGCCGATGACTTTACGGATCCATCGGCAACGCACACATTCTCCCACCTCTCGGCTTCGGTGGTGTTATCGAGGAAAAAGGCCAGCGAAGGATTTTTCCCTGCCATCGATCCCCTGAATTCCTCATCCAAGTTGCTGAATAAGAGCATAGTAGGCGAAAGACATTACCGGATCGCTAAGGAAATCAGAAGGAATCTGTCCATCTATGAAGAGCTGAAGGACATCATTGCCATGCTTGGCATCGAGGAACTTTCCAAAAATGATCGTGAGACTGTATACAGGGCCCGGCGGCTGGAACGCTATTTGACCCAACCTTTCTTCACGACCGAACATTTCACAGGGATCGAAGGTAAATTTGTGGCGCTTGAGGATGCCCTGGATGGGTTCGAGCGCATACTGAATGACGAGTATACGAGCCATAAGGAAGGCCATTTGTACATGATCGGCGACATCAGCGAAGCGGATGAAAGAAAGAGGGAGGAAGAGAAATGA
- a CDS encoding F0F1 ATP synthase subunit epsilon — protein sequence MRIRIILPSKTLLDQEADKITAPGTEGSFQLLPKHIDFVSSLSPGILSVFFEEQIIYYAINQGILVKQGDVVSVACLQAIRGTTLETLGDTVDASFRSQDEDERRMNEVLTKLEADTIRLFLELD from the coding sequence ATGAGGATCAGGATCATTCTCCCCAGCAAAACGCTGTTGGACCAAGAGGCGGATAAGATAACAGCCCCGGGAACGGAAGGCTCATTCCAATTGTTGCCCAAGCATATCGATTTTGTTTCCAGTCTGAGTCCAGGGATCCTGAGCGTTTTTTTTGAAGAACAGATCATTTATTACGCAATCAATCAAGGGATTTTGGTCAAACAGGGAGATGTCGTGTCCGTGGCTTGCCTGCAGGCCATCAGGGGCACGACGTTGGAGACATTGGGGGATACCGTCGATGCCAGCTTCAGGTCACAGGATGAGGATGAAAGAAGAATGAACGAAGTGCTCACCAAGTTGGAAGCGGACACAATAAGGCTGTTTTTGGAATTGGACTGA
- a CDS encoding AtpZ/AtpI family protein: protein MTERDPSPEKELIDKVKADSEKKLKMQKEGKDILFGLGTFGVVGWSIAVPVLIGIALGIYLDDTYDPEFSWTLTLLFTGVIIGCINAWLWIKKKSMGE from the coding sequence ATGACAGAGAGAGACCCATCTCCAGAAAAAGAACTGATCGACAAAGTGAAGGCGGATTCCGAAAAGAAACTGAAAATGCAGAAAGAAGGGAAGGACATCCTTTTCGGTCTGGGCACTTTCGGTGTGGTTGGATGGTCGATCGCCGTCCCTGTATTGATCGGTATTGCGTTAGGTATCTACTTGGATGATACCTACGATCCGGAATTTTCCTGGACGCTGACGCTTTTGTTTACGGGAGTGATTATCGGTTGCATAAATGCTTGGTTATGGATCAAGAAAAAAAGTATGGGGGAATAG
- a CDS encoding ATP synthase subunit I, giving the protein MAIAFLGGVFLGMIFFGGLLLTVKRLVKVRYPAVLMLGSLLLRLAILFGGLYLLKDGSYLNLPLALLGILVGKFLIVSKVKGQKEKHDEMSQEG; this is encoded by the coding sequence ATGGCAATCGCTTTTTTGGGAGGGGTTTTTCTCGGAATGATCTTCTTTGGCGGACTGTTGCTGACCGTGAAAAGGCTCGTCAAAGTGCGTTATCCCGCAGTGTTGATGTTGGGAAGCTTGCTGCTGAGGTTGGCTATTTTATTTGGAGGATTATACCTGCTGAAAGACGGGAGTTACCTTAATTTGCCGTTGGCTCTTTTGGGTATCCTGGTCGGAAAATTTCTTATCGTGTCGAAAGTGAAGGGTCAAAAGGAAAAACATGATGAAATGAGCCAAGAGGGGTGA
- a CDS encoding F0F1 ATP synthase subunit A codes for MSIDPSDIVYFEWHFVRITATLVYTWITLAILLVIAFLVRMSIQKKGELSKIQNASEALLMLINKQIKEISQQDSSRYLPFVGTMFIFIFAANILSIIPGFISPTGSLNTTIALALCVFLAIPAYGIASRGVRDYLKEYAKPSVLMLPFNIIGEFSRVISLAVRLYGNVMSSSIIVAILLGVIPLFFPAVMQLLGLLTGTIQAYIFSILAIVYIAAATQGK; via the coding sequence ATGTCAATCGATCCAAGTGATATCGTTTATTTTGAATGGCATTTCGTAAGGATCACAGCGACATTGGTCTACACATGGATAACGTTAGCGATTCTGCTCGTAATTGCATTCCTTGTCAGAATGAGCATTCAGAAGAAAGGCGAACTGTCCAAGATTCAAAACGCTTCAGAAGCTTTGTTGATGTTGATCAATAAACAGATAAAGGAAATCAGCCAACAAGATTCCAGCCGCTATCTTCCTTTTGTCGGAACCATGTTCATCTTTATATTTGCTGCCAATATTCTATCGATCATACCTGGGTTCATCTCGCCGACGGGTTCTTTGAACACAACCATTGCCTTGGCGTTATGTGTTTTTTTGGCCATTCCTGCTTATGGGATAGCCAGCCGTGGAGTGAGGGACTACTTGAAGGAATATGCCAAACCATCTGTGCTTATGCTTCCGTTCAACATAATCGGTGAATTTTCCCGCGTTATTTCATTGGCTGTCCGCCTCTACGGAAATGTGATGAGTTCGAGCATCATCGTCGCAATTTTGTTGGGGGTCATCCCGTTATTTTTCCCCGCGGTCATGCAACTTCTGGGATTGCTGACCGGCACCATCCAAGCCTACATCTTTTCCATTTTGGCCATTGTCTATATCGCTGCTGCGACACAAGGGAAATAG
- a CDS encoding F0F1 ATP synthase subunit C, producing the protein MDSITIIGAISIIMSGFTIAIGSIGPAIGEANAVVQALKSIAQQPDEYNTISRTLFVGLAMIESTAIYCFVLAMILLYANPFWNALVG; encoded by the coding sequence ATGGACTCCATAACAATCATAGGCGCCATTTCGATCATCATGTCGGGCTTCACCATAGCGATCGGCTCCATCGGTCCGGCAATCGGTGAAGCAAACGCCGTAGTCCAAGCCTTAAAATCGATAGCACAGCAACCGGATGAATACAACACCATCTCGAGGACGCTTTTCGTAGGGCTGGCCATGATCGAATCCACAGCCATCTACTGCTTTGTCCTAGCGATGATTTTGTTGTACGCGAACCCTTTCTGGAACGCATTGGTAGGGTGA
- a CDS encoding alternate F1F0 ATPase, F1 subunit alpha, whose amino-acid sequence MLEDLLIQFEKLLKEALERPLGDEDIEESGVVVSLDRGIAIVNGLSGVKNQELIRFPGDVMGMVYNLDPDDIGVILLGGYEHIKAGDAVTRTDRVVAIPVSEDFLGRVVNPLGEVLDGRGAVESNQGFPVEREAPPIMHRAPITEPLQTGIKVVDAAVPIGKGQRELILGDRQTGKTAIAIDAIINQKGKDVICIYCSIGQQISSVTKVMNALKNHDALSHTILMVAGSEDPPGLAYIAPYAATSLGEYFMEKGKDVLIVYDDLTKHARSYRELSLLLERPPGREAYPGDIFYIHSRLLERATHLKKEYGGGSITALPIIETQAENLSAYIPTNLISITDGQIYVSPKIFQMGNLPAVNIGASVSRVGGKTQLPAFRQVTSALKLTYSQFEELEIFASFSARLDDATKLTLERGYRIRKILNQPQYSPMDVMEQIGVFLAVVNGALDFLPLEKMEEAEEVIRMLVQEDESFRKSIAKGEKIEDARREEFLNRVVEKIRKELETNG is encoded by the coding sequence ATGTTGGAAGATCTTTTGATCCAATTCGAAAAGTTGTTGAAGGAAGCGCTGGAACGCCCTTTGGGGGATGAGGACATCGAGGAGAGTGGGGTCGTTGTTTCGCTTGATCGAGGCATCGCAATCGTAAACGGTCTGAGCGGAGTGAAGAACCAGGAATTGATCCGTTTTCCCGGCGATGTGATGGGGATGGTCTACAATCTCGATCCGGATGATATCGGCGTCATCCTTTTGGGCGGATATGAACATATAAAAGCCGGGGATGCAGTCACCAGGACTGACCGAGTAGTCGCCATCCCCGTGTCGGAAGATTTTCTTGGGAGAGTCGTCAATCCTTTGGGAGAAGTTCTGGATGGGAGAGGAGCCGTTGAATCGAATCAAGGGTTCCCTGTCGAAAGAGAAGCTCCTCCAATCATGCATCGCGCCCCCATCACGGAACCTTTGCAGACGGGTATCAAAGTAGTCGATGCAGCGGTGCCGATCGGGAAGGGCCAAAGGGAATTGATACTCGGGGATCGTCAGACCGGAAAAACGGCTATCGCAATCGATGCGATCATCAACCAAAAGGGTAAGGATGTCATCTGCATCTACTGTTCGATCGGTCAACAAATTTCTTCGGTCACGAAAGTGATGAATGCGTTGAAAAATCATGATGCATTGAGCCATACGATCCTGATGGTCGCAGGGTCTGAAGATCCTCCCGGGCTGGCGTATATCGCGCCTTACGCGGCCACAAGTCTTGGGGAATATTTTATGGAAAAAGGCAAGGATGTGCTGATTGTCTATGATGATCTCACCAAACACGCCCGTTCCTATAGGGAACTGTCTTTGTTGTTGGAGCGCCCGCCAGGAAGGGAAGCCTATCCGGGAGATATTTTTTATATCCATTCCAGACTTTTGGAGAGGGCCACTCACCTCAAAAAAGAGTACGGTGGCGGAAGCATCACAGCACTTCCGATCATTGAAACCCAGGCCGAAAACTTATCTGCGTACATACCTACAAACCTGATTTCCATAACGGATGGGCAAATTTACGTTTCGCCCAAAATTTTCCAGATGGGAAATCTGCCTGCCGTGAATATCGGCGCATCAGTATCGCGCGTGGGAGGCAAAACACAGTTGCCTGCCTTCCGGCAAGTGACGAGTGCCTTGAAATTGACGTATTCCCAGTTTGAGGAACTAGAAATATTCGCCAGCTTCAGCGCAAGGTTGGATGATGCCACAAAACTGACACTCGAGAGGGGCTATCGGATCCGGAAAATTTTGAACCAGCCCCAGTATTCTCCGATGGACGTTATGGAACAAATAGGTGTTTTTCTGGCTGTTGTCAACGGGGCACTGGATTTTTTGCCGCTGGAAAAGATGGAGGAAGCTGAAGAAGTCATCCGAATGCTCGTGCAGGAAGACGAAAGTTTCCGCAAAAGCATCGCAAAAGGTGAAAAAATTGAAGACGCCAGGAGAGAGGAGTTTTTGAACAGGGTAGTCGAAAAAATCAGGAAGGAGCTGGAGACAAACGGATGA
- a CDS encoding FoF1 ATP synthase subunit gamma — MTNLKSLKKSIASTESLQSIVTTMKAHASTQIHQFERAAQASVSYRRVLDTALSILLADEEKKITNATDGDRTIHIIFGSDHGLAGNFNERMSFFASHHIPKDAHHDILVVGQQVYERLITDYTIKDRFSVPQTEDGIVPIVQRLLFKIDQLRDEAPVGKILLYYCRPLENAVLQEEIELLFPLDLEELAKNHDRRETKRIAIYLMDKETLLSNLLQQYFFLTLYRAFCYSLVSENTSRINSMNSAEKNIEERLNEFNFLYRMKRQTSITEEINDLLSGFRSLQKSKKDLPEE, encoded by the coding sequence ATGACCAATCTAAAATCTTTAAAGAAAAGCATAGCTTCCACTGAGAGTCTGCAATCGATCGTAACGACCATGAAGGCTCACGCTTCGACCCAAATCCACCAGTTTGAACGCGCGGCGCAAGCATCCGTAAGCTACCGGCGCGTTTTGGACACGGCCCTCTCGATTCTGTTGGCAGATGAAGAAAAGAAGATCACGAATGCCACAGATGGGGACCGGACAATCCATATCATTTTCGGTTCTGATCATGGTTTGGCCGGCAATTTCAATGAACGGATGAGTTTCTTCGCCTCACATCACATACCTAAGGATGCGCACCACGATATTCTCGTTGTAGGGCAACAGGTTTATGAAAGGTTGATAACGGATTATACAATCAAAGACAGATTTTCCGTCCCGCAAACCGAGGATGGGATTGTTCCTATCGTACAAAGGCTCTTGTTCAAGATAGATCAACTGAGGGATGAGGCTCCTGTGGGGAAAATTTTATTGTATTACTGCAGACCTTTGGAGAACGCGGTGCTTCAGGAAGAAATTGAATTGCTTTTTCCATTGGATCTGGAAGAATTAGCCAAAAACCACGACAGAAGAGAAACGAAAAGGATAGCCATCTATCTCATGGATAAGGAGACACTCCTCTCGAATCTGTTGCAGCAATATTTTTTCCTGACGCTCTATCGGGCTTTTTGTTACTCGCTCGTATCCGAAAATACAAGCCGGATCAACTCCATGAACTCAGCGGAAAAAAATATCGAAGAACGCCTGAACGAGTTCAATTTCTTGTACCGCATGAAACGGCAGACCAGCATCACTGAAGAAATCAACGATCTGTTGTCCGGTTTCCGGTCTTTGCAGAAATCAAAGAAGGATT